The following are from one region of the Gossypium hirsutum isolate 1008001.06 chromosome D03, Gossypium_hirsutum_v2.1, whole genome shotgun sequence genome:
- the LOC107950835 gene encoding uncharacterized protein, which yields MASIRLFSFLILFILVLLGEYSSANTQGTDGSHGLQPGRKKLAKFKEAVDAAPAAVEARETKLKWGLDKKMVTVEGAKISDYQSNGKNSHKWLTGFTAFAADYHVPKSHPPKHN from the exons atggcgTCTATAAGGCTTTTTAGCTTTCTAATTCtattcattttggtacttttaggaGAGTACTCAAGTGCTAACACCCAAG GTACAGATGGAAGTCATGGTCTTCAACCAGGAAGGAAAAAGCTAGCCAAATTTAAG GAAGCTGTTGATGCAGCGCCGGCTGCGGTGGAAGCGAGGGAAACGAAGCTAAAATGGGGTCTCGATAAAAAGATGGTAACAGTTGAAGGTGCAAAGATTTCAGATTATCAATCTAATGGGAAAAATAGCCATAAATGGCTAACTGGTTTTACAGCTTTTGCTGCTGATTATCATGTCCCAAAGTCCCATCCGCCTAAGCATAATTGA
- the LOC107949762 gene encoding pre-mRNA-splicing factor CLF1 — translation MERTRDVYRECLKLIPHEKFSFAKIWLLAAQFEISQLNLKGARQILGNAFGKAPKDNIFKKYIEIELQLGNIDRCRKLYEKYLEWAPENCYAWSKYGELERSLAETERARAIFELAILDICFLIVRIFLTL, via the exons ATGGAGAGAACGAGAGATGTGTACAG ggAGTGCCTTAAGCTTATTCCACACGAGAAGTTTTCTTTTGCAAAGATCTGGCTTCTTGCTGCACAGTTTGAAATAAGTCAGCTCAATCTCAAGGGTGCGCGACAAATTTTGGGAAATGCTTTTGGAAAGGCACCTAAAGATAAT ATCTTTAAGAAGTATATTGAAATTGAGCTGCAACTTGGTAATATTGACCGTTGCCGAAAACTGTATGAGAAGTATTTGGAGTGGGCACCTGAGAACTGCTATGCATGGAGCAAATATGGTGAGTTAGAAAGATCATTAGCTGAAACAGAGCGGGCACGAGCTATTTTTGAGCTTgccatcttagacatttgttttcttattgtaagaatatttttaacattgtaa